Proteins from a single region of Procambarus clarkii isolate CNS0578487 chromosome 32, FALCON_Pclarkii_2.0, whole genome shotgun sequence:
- the LOC123759501 gene encoding uncharacterized protein, whose product MPLASQTQHTPPHHMPLASQTQHIPPHHMPLASQTQHIPPHHMPLASQTQHIPPHHMPLASQTQHIPPHHMPLASQTQHTPPHHMPLASQTQHIPPHHMPLASQTQHIPLHHMPLASQTQHPPPHHMPLASQTQHIPPHHMPLASQTQHIPPHHMPLASQTQHTPPHHMPLASQT is encoded by the coding sequence ATGCCCCTGGCCTCACAAACACAGCACACCCCTCCACATCACATGCCCCTGGCCTCACAAACACAGCACATCCCTCCACATCACATGCCCCTGGCCTCACAAACACAGCACATCCCTCCACATCACATGCCCCTGGCCTCACAAACACAGCACATCCCTCCACATCACATGCCCCTGGCCTCACAAACACAGCACATCCCTCCACATCACATGCCCCTGGCCTCACAAACACAGCACACCCCTCCACATCACATGCCCCTGGCCTCACAAACACAGCACATCCCTCCACATCACATGCCCCTGGCCTCACAAACACAGCACATCCCTCTACATCACATGCCCCTGGCCTCACAAACACAGCACCCCCCTCCACATCACATGCCCCTGGCCTCACAAACACAGCACATCCCTCCACATCACATGCCCCTGGCCTCACAAACACAGCACATCCCTCCACATCACATGCCCCTGGCCTCACAAACACAGCACACCCCTCCACATCACATGCCCCTGGCCTCACAAACATAG